A window from Luteibacter flocculans encodes these proteins:
- a CDS encoding efflux RND transporter permease subunit yields the protein MKIAQFFVDRPILAGVLSVLFLIAGGIAVFKLPISEYPEVVPPTVVVRASYPGANPKVIAETVATPLEEQINGVEGMLYTSSQATSDGAMTLTVTFALGTDLDNAQVQVQNRVSQALPRLPEEVQRLGVTTNKSSPDLTMVVHLTSPDHRYDMLYLSNYARTRIKDQLARLDGVGDVQLFGAGEYSMRIWMNPEKLAIRNLTTGDVIKAIREQNIEVAAGSLNAPPGPNTSAFQVNINTRGRLVSEDDFLNIIVRSDPTGSVTHLRDVARVELGSNNYALRSLLNNREAVAIPIFQRPGSNAIAISDEVRKEMAELKKDFPQGVDYSIVYDPTVFVRGSIDAVVHTLFEAIVLVVLVVILFLQTWRASIIPLVAVPVSLIGTFAVMYLAGFSLNALSLFGLVLAIGIVVDDAIVVVENVERHIEHGLDPKMATRQAMTEVTGPIVATALVLCAVFVPAAFISGLTGQFYRQFALTIAISTVISAFNSLTLSPALSAILLKGRDEPKDRLTVWMDRSLGWLFRPFNRAFERSADSYVGGVKKILRFSAVVLVLYAGLVGLAFLGFAKVPTGFVPSQDKQYLVSFAQLPDAASLDRTESVIRRMGDIALAQPGVESAVQFPGLSINGFTNSTNAGIVFVTLKPFEERRSADVSADAIAAALNAKFASIQDAYIAIFPPPPVNGLGTIGGFRMQIEDRGGLGFEELFKQTQGIIAASQKTPELAHLFTSYQVSVPQFDADVDREKAKSEGIDLGDVFQTMQAFLGSLYVNDFNRFGRTYQVNVSAEPSFRHEPSDIVGLKTRNAAGDLVPLGSFLTVRQTNGPDRVQHYNGYPTAEINGGPAPGFSTGQAQDAMEALVKANLPNGMSFEWTELTYQQILAGNTAVLVFPLSVLLVFLVLASLYESLSLPLAVILIVPMVLLSAIFGVFITGGDNNIFTQIGLIVLVGLACKNAILIVEFAREAEIGGMNRVDAVLEAARLRLRPILMTSFAFIMGVVPLVTSHGAGAEMRHAMGVAVFSGMLGVTFFGLIFTPLFYVLIRAWNERSEARRQARRERRLLAHAARES from the coding sequence ATGAAAATCGCTCAATTCTTCGTCGACCGCCCGATCCTGGCGGGCGTGCTGTCGGTGCTGTTTCTGATCGCGGGCGGCATCGCCGTGTTCAAGCTGCCGATCAGCGAATACCCCGAGGTCGTTCCGCCCACCGTGGTCGTACGCGCCTCCTATCCGGGCGCCAACCCCAAGGTGATCGCCGAAACCGTCGCTACACCGCTCGAAGAGCAGATCAACGGCGTGGAAGGCATGCTCTACACCTCCTCGCAGGCGACCAGCGACGGCGCCATGACGCTGACCGTCACGTTCGCGCTCGGTACCGATCTGGACAACGCGCAGGTGCAGGTGCAGAACCGCGTCTCGCAGGCCTTGCCGCGCCTGCCGGAAGAAGTGCAGCGCCTGGGTGTGACGACGAACAAGAGTTCGCCCGACCTGACCATGGTCGTGCATCTCACGTCGCCCGATCACCGCTACGACATGCTCTACCTGTCGAACTACGCACGCACGCGCATCAAGGACCAGCTGGCCCGACTCGATGGCGTGGGTGACGTGCAGTTGTTCGGCGCAGGCGAGTACAGCATGCGCATCTGGATGAACCCGGAAAAGCTGGCGATCCGCAATCTCACCACGGGCGATGTGATCAAGGCGATTCGCGAGCAGAACATCGAAGTGGCGGCCGGTTCGCTCAATGCGCCTCCCGGCCCGAACACCAGCGCCTTCCAGGTGAACATCAACACGCGCGGTCGCCTCGTCAGCGAGGACGACTTCCTCAACATCATCGTGCGCAGCGATCCCACCGGTTCGGTGACGCACCTGCGTGACGTGGCACGCGTGGAGCTGGGCTCGAACAACTACGCGCTGCGCAGCCTGCTCAACAACCGCGAAGCGGTGGCGATCCCCATCTTCCAGCGCCCGGGCTCCAACGCCATCGCCATTTCGGATGAAGTGCGCAAGGAAATGGCGGAGCTCAAGAAGGACTTCCCGCAGGGCGTGGACTATTCGATCGTCTACGATCCCACCGTGTTTGTGCGTGGCTCGATCGACGCGGTGGTCCATACGCTGTTCGAAGCCATCGTGCTCGTCGTGCTGGTGGTGATCCTGTTCCTGCAGACGTGGCGCGCCTCGATCATTCCGCTGGTGGCCGTGCCCGTGTCGCTCATCGGTACGTTCGCGGTGATGTACCTCGCGGGCTTCTCGCTCAACGCGCTGTCGTTGTTCGGTCTGGTGCTGGCGATCGGCATCGTGGTCGATGATGCGATCGTGGTCGTGGAGAACGTGGAGCGACACATCGAGCACGGTCTCGATCCGAAGATGGCCACGCGTCAGGCGATGACCGAAGTCACCGGCCCGATCGTCGCTACGGCGCTCGTGCTCTGCGCCGTGTTCGTTCCCGCAGCTTTCATCAGCGGCCTCACCGGTCAGTTCTATCGCCAGTTCGCGCTGACCATCGCCATCTCGACGGTGATCTCCGCGTTCAACTCGCTCACTCTGAGTCCGGCGCTCTCGGCCATTCTGCTGAAGGGTCGCGACGAGCCGAAGGACAGGCTCACCGTGTGGATGGACCGCAGCCTCGGCTGGCTGTTCCGTCCGTTCAACCGCGCGTTCGAGCGCAGCGCCGATAGCTATGTCGGCGGCGTGAAGAAGATCCTGCGCTTCTCGGCGGTGGTGCTGGTGCTGTACGCGGGTCTGGTGGGCCTGGCCTTCCTCGGCTTTGCCAAGGTGCCGACCGGCTTCGTGCCTTCGCAGGACAAGCAGTACCTCGTCTCGTTCGCGCAGTTGCCGGACGCGGCGTCGCTCGATCGCACCGAGAGCGTCATCCGCCGCATGGGTGACATCGCGCTGGCACAGCCCGGCGTGGAAAGCGCGGTGCAGTTCCCGGGCCTGTCGATCAACGGTTTCACCAACAGCACCAATGCAGGCATCGTCTTCGTAACGCTCAAGCCATTCGAGGAACGCCGCAGCGCGGATGTTTCGGCGGATGCCATCGCGGCAGCGCTGAATGCGAAGTTCGCTTCGATCCAGGATGCGTACATCGCGATCTTCCCGCCCCCGCCGGTGAACGGCCTCGGCACGATCGGCGGCTTCCGCATGCAGATCGAGGATCGTGGCGGTCTCGGCTTCGAGGAACTGTTCAAGCAGACCCAGGGCATCATTGCGGCCAGCCAGAAGACGCCGGAACTCGCGCATCTGTTCACCAGCTACCAGGTGAGCGTGCCGCAGTTCGATGCCGACGTGGATCGCGAGAAAGCGAAGTCGGAAGGCATCGACCTCGGTGACGTGTTCCAGACCATGCAGGCGTTCCTCGGTTCGCTCTACGTCAACGACTTCAACCGCTTCGGCCGCACCTATCAGGTGAACGTGTCGGCCGAGCCGTCGTTCCGTCATGAGCCGAGCGACATCGTGGGCCTGAAGACGCGTAATGCCGCGGGCGATCTGGTGCCGCTGGGTTCGTTCCTGACGGTGCGCCAGACCAACGGTCCGGATCGTGTGCAGCACTACAACGGCTACCCCACCGCCGAGATCAACGGCGGCCCGGCCCCGGGCTTCAGCACGGGCCAGGCGCAGGACGCGATGGAAGCGCTGGTGAAGGCCAATCTGCCGAACGGCATGAGCTTCGAGTGGACCGAGCTGACCTATCAGCAGATCCTCGCCGGTAACACGGCGGTGCTGGTGTTCCCGCTGTCGGTGCTGCTGGTGTTCCTGGTACTGGCGTCGCTGTACGAGAGCCTGAGCCTGCCGCTGGCGGTGATCCTGATCGTACCGATGGTGCTGCTGTCCGCGATCTTCGGTGTGTTCATTACCGGAGGTGACAACAACATCTTTACCCAGATCGGTTTGATCGTGCTGGTGGGCCTGGCCTGCAAGAACGCCATCCTGATCGTGGAGTTCGCCCGCGAAGCCGAGATCGGTGGCATGAACCGCGTTGACGCCGTGCTCGAAGCGGCTCGCCTGCGACTGCGCCCCATCCTGATGACGTCGTTCGCGTTCATCATGGGCGTGGTTCCGCTGGTGACCTCGCACGGTGCCGGCGCAGAGATGCGTCATGCCATGGGTGTCGCCGTGTTCTCCGGCATGCTCGGTGTGACCTTCTTCGGCCTCATCTTCACCCCGCTGTTCTACGTGCTGATCCGCGCCTGGAACGAGCGCTCGGAGGCGCGCCGCCAGGCACGCCGCGAGCGTCGTCTCCTTGCCCATGCAGCCCGGGAGTCGTGA
- a CDS encoding efflux transporter outer membrane subunit, with translation MAFLPHPPGRHFRGPRVAVVAALLVLFGCAPPVRPPAFVPRDEVPLAGLPTGKAGWPAPEWWRRFHDEQLDGIVARAMRGSPNMEQAEARYRAALRAVDTAKAELNPQVRGLVNGGHGYSDVDVRGEVPGAPGNAQGFQLNPGNSWSNSGVAGALATWDLDLWGKQKDAVAAAVGQARAAEAERASAAASLQYNVVNTYFDWQAQQARLDVARHAARNAEEYRELVALRVHSGLDDPTALDQADARLAQLRRSVAQLDGAARLDLAQLAALAGVSPDDLGTLKPSPLPAADTHLPSDARLGLLARRPDIAAARWQIEASAKNIDQARKAYYPDVSLTALGAFLRTYPDLGSGTRTDLTLGNVGASVQLPIFSGGRLRAQYEGAQAQLDSTVAQYDAAVVQAAGEIAQGVATLQMLDDQRVQVDRQYDATAAQKAKAADRRSKGLIDDRTWLDADMQLDQQRDARLQLASQMLSANLSLIHALGGGYHADDLPDLPAAKAGEDATR, from the coding sequence ATGGCGTTCCTTCCCCACCCGCCGGGCCGACACTTTCGTGGCCCGCGTGTCGCTGTTGTCGCGGCGCTGCTCGTGCTGTTCGGCTGCGCACCCCCGGTACGTCCACCGGCCTTCGTGCCGCGCGACGAGGTACCGCTTGCCGGCCTGCCGACGGGCAAGGCCGGCTGGCCGGCACCCGAGTGGTGGCGCCGCTTCCACGACGAGCAGCTCGACGGCATCGTGGCGCGCGCCATGCGCGGTTCGCCGAACATGGAACAGGCAGAGGCACGCTATCGCGCGGCCTTGCGCGCCGTGGACACCGCGAAAGCGGAGTTGAACCCGCAAGTGCGTGGCCTCGTCAACGGCGGGCACGGTTACAGCGATGTGGACGTGCGCGGCGAAGTGCCCGGTGCGCCCGGTAATGCGCAGGGTTTTCAGTTGAATCCTGGGAACAGCTGGAGCAACAGCGGCGTTGCCGGCGCCCTGGCGACGTGGGATCTGGACTTGTGGGGCAAGCAGAAGGACGCCGTCGCCGCCGCAGTCGGCCAGGCGCGTGCCGCCGAAGCCGAACGGGCGTCTGCCGCCGCCTCGCTGCAATACAACGTCGTCAATACCTATTTCGACTGGCAGGCGCAGCAGGCCCGCCTCGATGTGGCACGCCACGCCGCGCGTAACGCCGAAGAATACCGCGAGCTGGTGGCGCTGCGCGTGCACAGTGGTCTGGACGATCCGACGGCGCTCGATCAAGCGGACGCGCGGCTGGCGCAACTCCGCCGTTCGGTGGCGCAACTCGATGGTGCGGCGCGTCTCGACCTGGCCCAGCTCGCGGCACTGGCGGGCGTGTCGCCTGACGACCTCGGCACATTGAAACCATCGCCGCTGCCCGCGGCGGACACCCACCTGCCGTCCGACGCTCGCCTGGGATTGTTGGCAAGGCGCCCGGACATTGCCGCGGCGCGCTGGCAGATCGAAGCCTCGGCGAAGAACATCGACCAGGCACGCAAGGCGTATTACCCCGACGTGAGCCTCACGGCGCTTGGCGCGTTCCTGCGCACGTATCCGGACCTCGGCTCGGGTACGCGCACCGACCTCACGCTCGGCAATGTCGGTGCATCCGTGCAGTTGCCCATCTTCAGCGGCGGGCGTCTGCGTGCGCAGTACGAGGGCGCTCAAGCCCAGCTCGATTCGACGGTAGCGCAATACGACGCGGCGGTCGTACAGGCGGCGGGCGAGATCGCGCAAGGCGTCGCCACCTTGCAGATGCTCGACGATCAACGTGTGCAGGTGGATCGCCAATACGACGCCACGGCGGCCCAGAAGGCCAAGGCCGCCGATCGCCGCTCCAAGGGCCTCATCGACGACCGCACCTGGCTCGATGCCGACATGCAGCTCGACCAGCAACGCGACGCGCGGCTGCAACTCGCCAGCCAGATGCTTTCCGCGAACCTTTCCCTCATCCATGCGCTCGGCGGCGGTTACCACGCCGACGACCTGCCCGATCTACCGGCCGCCAAGGCCGGCGAGGATGCCACCCGATGA
- a CDS encoding winged helix-turn-helix transcriptional regulator, which translates to MTGASRYRLLDLTIDLARQQVEREGTRLEVTGLSFRLLACLLAHGDRVVGFDELIAEVWAPAVVNEETVTQRVRLLRQALDDDARQPRYVRTVRSRGYQLGAMPVPVGDTAPARRAFWPALAAVGVLAATAVGVGFLAREQAPAVSAQREVLDRAHWYGAMGQRENNERALALYDRALQDAPADVEALSGASRTRAARTCLYNAGPDEAREALRLATRAVSARPDHAAAWSALGYARDCLGDIQGALAGYERAVRLDPADDNSRASAAYLYQEQGRLADALHANLDMHGDPSRVRFREVQIAREYDLLGFTNAAEAAYRHVFDLAPDNVFGNVGWPAFLFAHGRFDEARNSLAEARKRGTTRAELAQLEGELALHRGDRAAATKAFAEARSLQPSATLPATLAVLYGGDTVDPAWLRERIAATRAALATDPWPASRLELALLLQASGDRAGAIAAIADAVDKGWRDAAYLRASPLFAPLAEEPTFASVLATIARRVTAERERVEAAPWCPTVSRAEPLPCRTR; encoded by the coding sequence ATGACGGGCGCCTCCCGTTACCGATTGCTCGACCTCACCATCGACCTGGCGCGCCAGCAGGTCGAACGCGAGGGCACGCGGCTCGAGGTAACGGGACTGAGTTTCCGCTTGCTTGCCTGCCTGCTGGCACATGGCGATCGCGTGGTCGGGTTCGACGAACTGATCGCCGAGGTGTGGGCACCCGCCGTCGTGAACGAGGAAACGGTGACCCAGCGCGTGCGCTTGCTGCGCCAGGCGCTGGATGACGACGCGCGACAGCCGCGCTACGTCCGTACGGTGCGCAGTCGCGGCTATCAGCTCGGCGCGATGCCCGTGCCGGTAGGCGATACGGCGCCAGCACGTCGTGCCTTTTGGCCCGCCTTGGCGGCTGTGGGCGTGCTCGCCGCCACCGCGGTCGGGGTCGGCTTTCTCGCGCGCGAACAGGCGCCTGCCGTCAGCGCACAGCGCGAGGTTCTCGATCGTGCCCACTGGTATGGCGCCATGGGTCAGCGCGAGAACAACGAGCGAGCGCTCGCCCTGTACGACCGCGCGTTGCAGGACGCACCCGCCGACGTCGAGGCGTTGTCCGGCGCAAGCCGAACGCGGGCCGCACGCACGTGCCTCTACAACGCCGGACCCGACGAGGCGCGCGAGGCGTTACGCCTGGCAACGCGTGCGGTGTCCGCGCGGCCGGACCATGCCGCCGCATGGTCGGCGTTGGGCTATGCGCGCGATTGCCTCGGCGATATCCAGGGTGCCCTCGCGGGATACGAACGCGCGGTGCGTCTTGATCCCGCTGACGACAACAGCCGGGCATCGGCGGCGTATCTGTATCAAGAGCAAGGTCGCCTGGCCGATGCGCTGCACGCCAACCTGGACATGCATGGCGACCCCTCGAGGGTGCGCTTCCGCGAGGTGCAGATCGCGCGCGAGTACGACCTGCTCGGATTTACGAACGCCGCGGAGGCGGCCTATCGCCACGTGTTCGATCTCGCGCCCGACAATGTCTTCGGCAACGTCGGCTGGCCGGCATTCCTGTTTGCACACGGCCGCTTCGACGAAGCACGCAACTCACTTGCGGAGGCGCGCAAGCGTGGCACGACTCGCGCCGAACTGGCGCAACTCGAAGGCGAGCTCGCGCTGCACCGTGGCGATCGCGCAGCCGCAACGAAGGCATTTGCCGAAGCACGGTCGCTGCAACCCTCGGCCACGCTGCCCGCGACGCTGGCCGTGCTTTACGGTGGCGACACCGTGGATCCCGCCTGGCTACGCGAACGCATCGCAGCCACGCGAGCCGCATTGGCGACCGATCCCTGGCCAGCCAGTCGCCTGGAACTCGCGCTACTGCTGCAGGCGAGTGGCGATCGCGCGGGTGCCATCGCCGCGATCGCCGATGCCGTGGACAAGGGCTGGCGCGATGCCGCCTATCTCCGGGCCTCACCGTTGTTCGCGCCGCTCGCTGAGGAGCCCACGTTCGCCTCCGTGTTGGCGACCATCGCGCGGCGGGTCACTGCGGAACGCGAGCGTGTCGAGGCGGCACCGTGGTGCCCCACGGTTTCTCGAGCGGAGCCCCTGCCTTGTAGGACCCGCTAA
- a CDS encoding efflux RND transporter periplasmic adaptor subunit, with the protein MKKKLLFGSTALAVAIASAIWLSAGSSPSHAAEPAAAAPAPEVTVAQVLLRPVSDASTFTGRIQAVDTIQIRPRVSGYIDSVHFREGAAVKKGDLLFTIDPRPYKAETDRLAANLAQARAEAKNAEANAARGAKLVEQHAVSREEADRLDTAAASAKAQVASVQAALDNARLNLSFTEVRAPVDGKVSNAQITAGNLVTPSDTLTSVVTVDPMYVYFDVDEQTFLKLDRLRRQNGRAPEVEMGLADEDGYPHVGKIDFIDNQVRAGAGTIRLRAVFPNGDGAYTPGLFARVELRSGNSQPRALIDDKAVGTDLGNKFVYVLGKDKKVEYRRVSTGPLVGGLRVVDSGLSADDVVVVNGLQHVRPGVEVNAKRVAMASLVPDSARNVASRPAGVDSVAQNQD; encoded by the coding sequence ATGAAGAAGAAACTTCTGTTCGGTTCGACCGCCCTGGCGGTCGCCATCGCCTCGGCGATCTGGCTCAGCGCCGGTAGTTCGCCCAGCCACGCGGCCGAACCCGCCGCGGCGGCGCCCGCGCCGGAAGTGACCGTCGCCCAGGTGCTGCTGCGCCCGGTCTCGGACGCCAGCACCTTCACCGGCCGCATCCAGGCGGTGGACACGATCCAGATCCGCCCGCGGGTCAGCGGCTACATCGACTCGGTGCATTTCCGCGAAGGCGCCGCCGTGAAGAAGGGCGACCTGCTCTTCACCATCGACCCCCGTCCGTACAAGGCGGAAACCGATCGTCTGGCCGCCAACCTCGCCCAGGCCCGCGCCGAAGCGAAGAATGCCGAAGCCAATGCCGCCCGCGGTGCCAAGCTCGTCGAGCAGCACGCCGTCTCGCGTGAGGAAGCCGATCGCCTCGATACGGCCGCCGCCAGCGCGAAGGCCCAGGTCGCTTCGGTGCAGGCCGCTCTCGACAACGCCCGGCTCAATCTCTCGTTCACCGAAGTGCGCGCGCCGGTAGACGGCAAGGTGAGCAACGCTCAGATCACGGCGGGCAACCTCGTGACGCCGAGCGACACGCTGACCAGCGTCGTGACGGTCGATCCGATGTACGTGTACTTCGACGTCGACGAGCAGACCTTCCTGAAACTCGACCGCCTGCGCCGCCAGAACGGCCGCGCGCCGGAAGTGGAAATGGGCCTGGCCGACGAAGACGGCTACCCGCACGTGGGCAAGATCGACTTCATCGACAACCAGGTGCGTGCCGGCGCCGGCACGATCCGCCTCCGCGCCGTGTTCCCGAACGGCGACGGCGCCTATACGCCCGGTCTCTTCGCCCGTGTGGAACTGCGCAGCGGCAACAGCCAACCGCGTGCGCTGATCGACGACAAGGCCGTGGGCACCGATCTCGGCAACAAGTTCGTCTACGTGCTCGGCAAGGACAAGAAGGTGGAGTACCGCCGCGTGTCTACCGGCCCGCTGGTGGGCGGATTGCGCGTGGTGGATTCGGGCCTGAGCGCCGACGACGTGGTCGTGGTGAACGGCTTGCAGCACGTGCGCCCCGGTGTGGAAGTGAACGCCAAGCGCGTGGCGATGGCGTCGTTGGTACCGGATAGCGCGCGCAACGTCGCGTCGCGTCCGGCCGGCGTCGACAGCGTGGCGCAGAACCAGGACTGA
- a CDS encoding undecaprenyl-diphosphate phosphatase has protein sequence MNDLLSAILLGIVEGITEFLPVSSTGHLLIAERWLGARSDLFNVAIQAGAILAVTFIYWRTLWSLVINWRRPETRDYVAKLFVAFLITAALGLVVTKMGFKLPETVTPIAWALIAGGIWMILAEKVAEKRPERAAITWRVAILVGLAQIVAGVFPGTSRSAATIFIAMLAGTNNRAAATEFAFLVGIPTMYAATGYELLKTFQHGGAAGEDWTGLGVAFAVSTVVAFAAVKWLLGYIRSHRFTAFAIYRIVLGIALLLLLPAGG, from the coding sequence GTGAACGATCTGCTCAGCGCCATTCTTCTCGGCATTGTCGAGGGAATCACCGAGTTCCTGCCCGTCTCCAGTACCGGCCATCTCCTTATTGCCGAACGCTGGCTAGGGGCGCGGTCCGACCTCTTCAACGTGGCGATCCAGGCCGGTGCGATTCTTGCCGTCACCTTCATCTACTGGCGCACGCTGTGGAGCCTCGTGATCAACTGGCGCCGGCCGGAGACGCGCGACTACGTGGCGAAGCTGTTCGTAGCCTTCCTCATCACCGCGGCACTCGGCCTCGTCGTGACCAAGATGGGCTTCAAGCTGCCTGAAACGGTGACGCCGATCGCCTGGGCGCTGATTGCCGGCGGCATCTGGATGATCCTGGCAGAGAAGGTGGCGGAGAAGCGTCCGGAACGCGCAGCCATCACCTGGAGGGTCGCGATCCTGGTCGGTCTGGCGCAGATCGTGGCCGGTGTGTTTCCGGGCACGTCTCGCTCGGCGGCCACCATCTTCATTGCGATGCTCGCCGGCACCAACAATCGCGCCGCCGCGACCGAGTTCGCCTTCCTCGTCGGTATTCCCACGATGTACGCCGCCACGGGCTACGAATTGCTCAAGACCTTCCAGCATGGCGGCGCCGCGGGCGAGGACTGGACCGGTCTCGGCGTGGCTTTTGCGGTATCCACCGTTGTGGCCTTCGCCGCCGTGAAGTGGCTGCTGGGTTACATCCGCTCGCACCGGTTCACCGCGTTCGCCATCTACCGGATCGTGCTCGGTATCGCCCTCCTCCTGCTCCTGCCGGCGGGCGGCTAA
- a CDS encoding LysR family transcriptional regulator, producing MEDFSAISVFVRVVEAKSFSSAAQHLQMTPSGVSRAISRLEESLGARLFFRSTRSLRLTDDGSAFYARCKEILADLTEATEALGYAKTKPAGKLRVAASSAVGRAAIIPNLAEFERKYPDIRLELTMCDFPFDLNEEGFDCAIRMGELADSSLIARKIGHFSNVLCAAPSYLARNGMPKSIEDLKSHRTVNFVHPSTGKPYQWQFDSPSGRVSVDVDAHMLINDGESVIQAAIAGLGIIQAPHCLAATALEKGLLEIIMTDTISTGSNLWIVYPQKRHLSARVQAFIEWTSELFQRTSEPKCKLVEQQQAELARLRKTRQIEEIAAVA from the coding sequence ATGGAAGACTTTTCCGCGATCAGCGTTTTCGTACGCGTGGTGGAAGCCAAGAGCTTCTCGTCCGCCGCGCAACACCTTCAGATGACCCCCTCGGGTGTCAGCCGCGCCATCTCTCGGCTGGAAGAAAGCCTCGGTGCGAGGCTGTTCTTCCGATCGACGCGTTCTCTGCGATTGACCGACGATGGCTCCGCGTTCTATGCGCGTTGCAAGGAGATCCTTGCGGATCTGACCGAGGCGACGGAGGCTTTGGGCTATGCCAAGACCAAGCCGGCCGGCAAGCTCAGGGTGGCCGCCTCGTCGGCGGTTGGGCGAGCGGCGATCATTCCCAACCTGGCGGAATTCGAACGCAAGTACCCGGACATCCGTCTTGAACTCACGATGTGCGATTTCCCGTTCGACTTGAACGAGGAAGGTTTCGATTGCGCCATCCGCATGGGCGAACTGGCCGATTCCAGCCTCATCGCGCGCAAGATCGGGCACTTCAGCAACGTGCTGTGCGCCGCGCCGTCGTACCTCGCCCGGAACGGCATGCCGAAATCGATCGAAGACCTGAAAAGCCATCGCACGGTGAACTTCGTCCACCCGAGCACCGGCAAGCCGTACCAGTGGCAGTTCGATTCGCCCAGCGGCCGCGTGTCGGTCGACGTGGACGCGCACATGCTGATCAACGACGGCGAGTCGGTAATTCAGGCAGCCATTGCCGGCCTGGGCATCATCCAGGCCCCGCACTGCCTGGCGGCCACGGCGCTGGAGAAAGGCCTTCTGGAGATCATCATGACCGACACGATCTCCACCGGCTCCAACCTGTGGATCGTCTACCCGCAGAAGCGTCACCTCTCGGCGCGTGTGCAGGCCTTCATCGAGTGGACCAGCGAACTGTTCCAGCGCACCAGCGAGCCCAAGTGCAAGCTGGTGGAACAGCAGCAGGCCGAGCTTGCCCGCCTGCGCAAGACGCGGCAGATCGAAGAGATCGCCGCGGTCGCCTGA
- a CDS encoding serine hydrolase domain-containing protein, with translation MLSIAFPVCQRLAILCLAVTMAWPVTAASYQPPRQASDGWPVADAATLGWDASTLAGLEDRVADGTYKKITSVVVADHGRLVYEHYFNGGTPELLNDVRSASKSLTAMLVGAAIERGAIRDVKAPVYAFFPDIRIAHPDARLATITLEDLLTMSSTWECDDDNAFSSGNEERMYVTERWLDFALNLPIRGYAPWVTRPKDAPYGRTFAYCTAGAFVAGAVLERATKQPLAAFAHEALEAPLGITQVKWNVSSEGIGMGGGGTRYRSRDLAKLGQLAVDGGRWHGRQVLPAAWVTAMLTPHAQARDDADYGYLWWQFRFPVHGVETKVWAMSGNGGNYVFVLPERGLVAVITSQAYNQSYAHPQSQAIFRDVVLKALPRR, from the coding sequence ATGCTTTCCATCGCTTTCCCTGTTTGTCAGCGTCTCGCCATTCTTTGCCTTGCCGTAACGATGGCATGGCCTGTAACGGCCGCCTCGTACCAGCCACCCCGGCAGGCGAGTGACGGTTGGCCGGTGGCCGATGCCGCGACCCTCGGCTGGGACGCATCCACGCTGGCCGGTCTCGAAGACCGGGTCGCCGATGGCACCTACAAGAAGATCACCAGCGTGGTGGTCGCCGACCACGGCCGGCTCGTCTACGAGCATTACTTCAACGGTGGCACGCCGGAGCTGCTGAACGACGTCCGCTCCGCCAGCAAGAGCCTCACGGCCATGCTCGTCGGTGCCGCCATCGAGCGCGGTGCGATCCGTGACGTGAAGGCGCCCGTGTACGCCTTCTTTCCCGACATCCGCATCGCCCACCCGGATGCCCGGCTCGCCACGATTACGCTCGAAGACCTGCTGACTATGAGTTCGACCTGGGAATGCGATGACGACAACGCGTTTTCCTCCGGCAACGAGGAACGCATGTACGTCACGGAGCGCTGGCTGGACTTTGCGCTCAACCTGCCCATTCGCGGTTACGCGCCATGGGTCACCCGCCCGAAGGATGCGCCCTATGGCCGCACGTTCGCCTACTGCACTGCGGGGGCCTTCGTTGCGGGAGCTGTCTTGGAGCGCGCCACGAAACAACCGTTGGCCGCTTTTGCGCACGAGGCGCTCGAGGCGCCCCTGGGCATTACCCAGGTGAAATGGAACGTGTCGAGCGAAGGCATCGGCATGGGCGGTGGCGGTACGCGCTACCGGTCGCGCGATCTCGCGAAGCTCGGTCAACTCGCGGTCGACGGCGGGCGATGGCACGGCAGGCAGGTGCTCCCCGCCGCCTGGGTCACGGCGATGCTGACGCCGCACGCGCAGGCAAGGGACGATGCCGACTACGGCTACCTGTGGTGGCAGTTCCGCTTTCCCGTCCACGGCGTGGAGACGAAGGTGTGGGCCATGAGCGGCAACGGCGGCAACTATGTGTTCGTCTTGCCCGAACGCGGCCTCGTCGCGGTGATTACGAGCCAGGCGTACAACCAGAGCTACGCCCATCCGCAATCGCAGGCGATTTTCCGCGACGTGGTGCTCAAGGCATTGCCGCGACGGTAG